One window of the Eriocheir sinensis breed Jianghai 21 chromosome 59, ASM2467909v1, whole genome shotgun sequence genome contains the following:
- the LOC126985534 gene encoding zinc finger matrin-type protein 5-like, with translation MVKRYYCDFCDRAYPYSVDAFRKHRNGHQHQKLRRAHYDQFKSARERLEDETKREKCRRFFSGQTCSFGDTCVFSHLTQAGSQELQQQAWEEEEEERRMQLPTPIREGREVSVEAWLKQRDTLPIMPSLVPDTLPGPSSTTRDPASHLTAGPVLMSTSSSSLLSSLPSLPQSLPPSLFPPTMESLLGVEFAKWG, from the exons ATGGTGAAGCGTTACTACTGTGACTTCTGCGACCGCGCTTACCCCTACAGCGTCGACGCGTTCAGGAAGCACCGCAACGGCCACCAACACCAGAAGCTGCGCCGCGCACACTATGACCAATTTAAAA GTGCACGGGAGAGATTGGAGGACGAGACTAAAAGGGAAAAGTGTCGCCGTTTTTTCTCTGGGCAGACGTGTTCCTTCGGAGATACTTGTGTGTTCTCCCACCTCACCCAGGCCGGCTCCCAGGAACTCCAGCAGcaag cctgggaggaggaggaagaggagagaaggatgcagCTCCCCACGCCAATTCGAGAGGGACGAGAAGTGTCCGTCGAGGCTTGGCTCAAACAGAGGGACACCCTACCTATCATGCCCTCCCTTGTacctgacaccctgcctggcccctcctccaccacccggGACCCTGCTTCACACTTAACCGCTGGCCCTGTCCTcatgtccacctcctcctcatccctgctTTCCTCCCTGCCCAGTCTTCcccaatcccttcctccttccctctttccgccCACCATGGAATCGCTGTTGGGGGTTGAGTTTGCTAAGTGggggtga
- the LOC126985169 gene encoding E3 ubiquitin-protein ligase RNF166-like, with product MGICAVTGMKVPTEASTECPVCLKEYDRSFGGIPRFLKCGHTFCASCLLHMIDLRVPKSPMKCPLCRENHHHRGRLPPFNPAFRGALKRPMDTATEVKEARCLRITEIDPYVLVSWGCIEHGGE from the exons ATGGGCATATGTGCGGTTACTGGTATGAag GTCCCCACTGAGGCGTCCACAGAGTGTCCCGTATGCCTGAAGGAGTACGATAGATCCTTCGGAGGAATCCCGCGGTTCCTGAAATGCGGACACACCTTCTGCGCCTCCTGTCTCCTGCACATGATAGACTTGAGGGTGCCGAAGAGCCCCATGAAGTGCCCTCTGTGCCGCGAGAATCACCACCACAGGGGGAGGTTGCCGCCTTTCAACCCTGCCTTCCGCGGCGCCCTGAAACGACCCATGGACACGGCGACGGAGGTGAAGGAGGCTCGGTGTCTGCGCATCACCGAGATCGACCCTTACGTCTTGGTTAGTTGGGGGTGTATCGAGCATGGTGGCGAGTGA
- the LOC126985170 gene encoding tripartite motif-containing protein 15-like: MGMCPIGGELPLEASSECPVCLLEYDISLAGLPRYLPCGHTFCTFCIMRLWVPKCMTMTIVVTCPLCRTEHQRGDMMPPVNDGLRGKLKMETERSTEAQYFCSMRVVEMGSTRGIKAVMGIE; the protein is encoded by the exons ATGGGGATGTGTCCTATTGGTGGTGag cTCCCACTCGAGGCGTCATCAGAGTGTCCCGTATGTCTGCTGGAGTACGACATATCCCTGGCAGGACTCCCGAGGTACCTGCCATGCGGACACACCTTCTGTACCTTCTGCATCATGCGTCTGTGGGTCCCGAAGTGCATGACCATGACGATTGTAGTGACGTGTCCGCTTTGCCGCACCGAGCACCAACGCGGAGACATGATGCCGCCGGTAAACGATGGTCTTCGGGGCAAGCTCAAGATGGAGACGGAGCGGAGCACAGAGGCGCAGTACTTTTGTTCAATGCGCGTGGTGGAGATGGGCAGCACCAGGGGCATCAAGGCGGTCATGGGAAtagagtga